Within the Paraburkholderia flagellata genome, the region TCGTCAGCGTGTTTGCGCTCACCGACGTGATCAACCTGATCCCGCTCGCAAGCCTCGCCGCCATTCTCATTCATACCGGCTTCAAGCTCGCCAAACCTTCATTGTTCATCGCGCTCGCGAAACAGGGCGCGGCGCCTTTCGCGCCGTTCATCGTGACGATCGCGGGCGTGCTCGCCACCGATCTGCTCACGGGAATCGTGCTCGGCGTGCTGTGCAGCGGCGCTCTCGCACTGTGGGCGAATCTGCACCGGCCGATCGCGCTTGCGTGCCATGACGACCATTTCCTGCTCTCGTTTCGCAAGGATGTGTCGTTTCTCGGCAAGGTGCCGCTCAAGCAGATGCTCGCCCATATTCCAGACCGAGCGACGGTGATCGTCGACACCACACGCGCCGATTTCATCGATCACGATGTACGCGAACTGCTCGAGCGTTTCGTCGCCGATGCGCCGCTACGGTCGATCGCGGTGGAAATACGGCGTGCCGCCGCCGTCCTTCCTCCGGCAACACGTTCGGGCGCTTGAGCACCGGACAAACGAGGCAGGTGGAATCAGTGCGCAGTGCCAAAGAAAGCCCCCGCGCCCTCCGATCGCATCAGTCCAGCGGTGACATCGGGATGGCGTTTCGTCTGGCGCAATCGTCGCTAGCTCATTTGAACTCGAGACTAAAATCCACGCCTTCGGCGAGCGCCGGCTGCGGTTGCACGCGGGTCGCGCCGGTTCGCCTCAGCCGGTCGCACCCGCGCCGCGTTGCAGGCCTTCCAGCTGGTCCAGCCGCCAAAGAGGTCAATGGCCTGCAACTCTATCTGGATAGGTAACCGCGGCACGGCAAGAGGTGATGATCGCGGCTAGCGCCGTCCGCTGCGGCCCCAAACGTATCGCACCCACCGCTGCCACCGCCTTTGCGGCGGAGCGGGTGAGTTGTGCGCACCCTGCGCTTCCCGGTCGCGCTGGACGGACTTCTGCACCTGCTCGTGAATCTGTCGCAACGTCATGCCACCGGGGCCCTTCAGTTTATCGGGATCCGAAGGAGGATCGGGATCAGGATCGTTTGTCATGGGAGTCGCCTGTAGCTGACGCGGCGACTTTATCTTGATACAGAAGCGCAGCGGCGACAAGCATGCGGCCGCGGCGCAGTCCACTCTGCGCGAAACGTGCTCCAGGTCGCGCACCGTCCTGAACCACAGTGCATGCTTCGCGACCGTCGAGCCGAATCTTGTGCCCAGGACCGAGCGCTGCAAGTTCCGGCCGTTCACGACTTCGGTTGCGCGCAATAGCCGTCGTGGCAGTCAGAGTTCACCATCATCTTCGTGTGGTGAAAATGTCGAAGCCAGGCGGTCGTATTTTTGAAATGTATTTTTTGAGGACCATCATAGGGCAACGGACTTTGAATCAGGTTTGCAGGTAAATGGGGGCACGTCATGGGCAGCACGTTAGTTTGGGCAGCAATCCCTCACAATAGCGATGGGGTCGTGTTCCAGGTTCGCGTGATTCGCGGACTTCAACGTTTTCATATCCCACGCCGGGCGCTAGAGGAGGCTTTCAAGTTGACACCTCATGCATCGGATGCAAGGCAGCTTGAACTCTTTTTTCAGCACAAGACTCACATCCTGAGTCGGGCCATGCGGAAACGTCCGATTGCGGGCGCTGACACTGCTGCGCTTCAGACTGCGGATATCGTCACGCTCGTCGAGGTGCGACAGAGCGCGACGGCGTATCTGCCGGAAACGCAAGGGTATCTGGCTTCAAACTGAAGGGCTGTTGAAGAGAACGGTCGTTGGTTTGCGGGAAATCGGACGTCGAGAACGGGTTGCGGATTCACCGGCGCGCGTACGATTGATCGCGTCGGGCAGCAGTCGGCCAACTTCAGCCGTTCTTCTTCGCCGTCACGCGGTCATTCAAACGACCGCTCCGATTAGCGGACCTTCAAGCGTGGACTCAGTCGCGGTGAGACGGGCGCTCGAAAATCGACGCGTCCCGCTCGTCGATACGTTGACTTGGACTAATTGACTCGCTCAAGATAGTGCTCACGCACCCGCTGTACGTCGATGCCGAGCACCTCGCTCAGGAATCGCGCGGTGCTGCCCCATTCCTGCTCGATGGTCTGTAGTGACGTTTGAAGATAGCCTGAGCTGACCTCCAGCAACGGCATTGCCACGTGGGGCGAAATACCCAGGGACTCTATGCGCCCCTGCAGCCCTTGGATGAGTCGCCGGTTCCAGTGGTTCGACTCCAGAAAGTTTGCCAAGATCGCGTCCGGATCCACGTCCAGTGCCGACAGCAGCAGGAAAGTGGCAAACCCGGCCCTGTCCTTGCCGGTGCTGCAGTGGTAGAGCAACGTGCGGCCCGCTTCCGCCTCTTTCATGAAACTGCCAAATGCAGATTGGTGCTTGATTGGGAAGTCGCGATACAGCTGCAGCACGAAGTCGTCCATTTCCTGCCGTGTCGCGCTTCGCAGGCGCGGCACCAGCTCGTTCATGCTCATGCTGCCTTCCAGCACCGGCAGCGCCACCCAGTTGAACGCATCGGCAAATCCGCCTTCCTCAGGGGACTTTTCTTCGGGAGAACGAAAGTCGACTACAGCGTCAAGGCCAAGCGTTCGCAGTCGCGCGATGTCGGCCGCGCTTGCCATACCCGGATTGCCGCTGCGGAAGAGTCGGCCCGAGCGCACGCGTCTGCCGTCGCGGCTGCGCAGGCCACCCAGGTCACGCAGGTTGTGAATGTTCTCGAACGCCTGTAGTGGGCTGCTGTTAGCAGCGTCGAATGCCTGACCGGTCTGAGAAGCCTCTGCGGGGGCAGCGCCAGACAAAAGCAAAGAAATATCGTCGGACATACCTGTTTTCGGTTTCGTTTGTCACTACCCACACTCGTGCAGTCCCGCGACAGGGAGAAGCGCATGGGAAGCCATTGCCTACCTGAGTTCGCGCTCTAAGCATGCCGGAGCAGGATGATCTGAATACTGCACAATAAAACAACTCGCGATATGTTTATTTGCATCGGCGCCATTGTTTTAGGCTTTCGCGCCATTAGGCGTTAACACCAAACCTCGCGCGGGCTGGGTGTCCGATTGGCCGGACGGGCATGAGCGTCCGATCCACGATAGGACTCGGCAAGCTACAACGCACGGAGTGGCCCCGTGCGACATGCACCTGAATTCGGACGATCAGACTCATGGCCGGCGGGGTCTCGTGCACGGCGATAGCCAACGCTCCCTGAGTGCCCCGAATCCGACATTCGCAATTTTACTGGATGTCACGCGGCCGGGAAAAGTCATAGCCTTTAAAAAGTAACACTTGAAAATTTGAACGCTTCGAGGTTGCGGGAATTCATAGCCTAAAGCCTTGGGGAGAGGGAGAAGATTTATAAAAACTCTTCAGGGACCGCTTATTTCGAACGGAAGAATATCGGCATCCGCTCATTGGAATTGGCACTCGCGTGTTCAGATGCAGTTTATGTGCGCTCGCCAACATCCAGCGAAATCGTAACTTGCAATTCCGCGATTTAGCGTCTATTGTTCGTGGCGACGACCATTTTATGCTCAAACAAACTCATTAAAATACCGATTGACAACCTGCTTTGTATACACGAAGAATTGCCACCCGCACAACTTGGCTCGGAGACATTCGATGGATGACGACACTAGATTGGATCGATTGTATGACTACACCAAATTTCACATTGGGATATATTTGTCTGCCGCCGGAGGTTTAGCCGCCTTAATTGCATTGGCTTCCGACTCGACAAAATTGCCCTACATAAACCGGCTCATAGGTACGCATTGGGCATTGGTAATTTCATTCGCACTTATGGTTTTTGCTGGAATATCAGGGGCAATCGTCGCGACCTCTACGATCGAAAGCGAAACCTATACCAAATTCATTCAAACTCCCCAAGGTGCATACGGATTCAATCCATTCCCGGGAAAAACATGGGTTACGCTCGAGCATGCGTGCTTTTGGCTTAGTCTCCTTTTCTTGGGATACGGAGTATTTTCGGCGACGGCGGTGCGTACGTGGGTGCTCTCGTAAAGCACAAAAATGAATCATCTTGTGTTGATTCACGGAACGTTCGCACGCGGGGCTGAGTGGACGCAGGACGACTCGCCTCTGGTGAGGGAACTACGAGAGCGCCTCCATATGCCACGCGTCCATCGTCATATATGGTCGGGCCGCAACTCCTTCGCAGCACGCGAGCGAGCAAGCGTTGACCTTGTGAATCTCATCAAGACGATTGTTGCAGAAGATGGCGACGCGCGCATCGCAATCGTCGCACACAGTCATGGTGGCACGATTGCGCTGGAAGCCATGAACACGGATGAAGTACGAATCCATACCAATGCTATTGCCTGCCTTGCGACACCTGTCTTAAACGTTGCACCTGTCCATGAACGAGGCATCTCAATATATGTCCTGTGGACGCTTGCCATAGTCGGCGTGGTGTTGGCAACATTCGGTTTCCCACCTTTGTCCGGAAGCGGGTCGCCCGCGCTCCCGACAGGGCCGATCTCGGGCCTGTTGTCTGCTGGTCTAGTTTGGCTACTGACAGTTAAGGTAGGAGTTCCGTTCTACCGGCAAAGACGGGACCTGGCTAAAGTGATTCTTCGTTCCACAAGTTATAAGAAGATCATTTCGACGAAAACCGCATTCTTTCGATATCCGGGTGACGAGGTAACATCGTTCGCAGGAGCCATTCATCTAATCAACTTTACATTAGGGTTATTAAGCTATCTCCCTTTGAAAATTCTCGATAAGTCATTTCAGAAATTTGCGTATTTTGTCGTCAACACAACTGAACGATTCGGAAAAAATGCTGCAACTTACGTAGGCTTATCTCTTCTTTTCAGTGTTTTTATAGTTCCTCCGCTTATACTGATTCTGCTAAAGAGAAATCCAGCTGAGGGGTTGTGGGTTCCTCTTGGAATCCTACTATTTTATATAGCGCTGGGCGTAGTATATTTATTCTGCCGAGCGTTTGGTGCGTGCGCTCTAAGCCTCCTTTTTGGACCAGAACTAATTTTTGCGGCACCAGAACTTCGCGTCACGGCAGAGAGTTGTCCGTATGGACAGTGGACCGTCGTTTACCTCGATGAACGCGCCTCGATACCAAAATCGAAAGAGGATTCGATATGGTCGGATGAGTACAAGGCTGATTCTGGGCGATACTCGCATGGGGCCGTTTACGAAGCTTGGTATTTCTGCCGCGCCTTGGCAGATTGGCTAGTAGTTCAGATGGAGTTCGAGTTGCCATCGAAAAAAATCGAATCTTGATTTGACTTATTTTTTATTACTATAAGCAAATTAAAGTGTGCCTCTTGAAAAAAATACCTCAGATAGCAGTGACTTCCCCGCTGGAAAGACGCGGTCCTCTTCTTGCGAAGAAATCGATTAACGGCTCTATCGAACGCTGCGCAGTTTCGTAAATAAGTTCTTGTGCAGGTATTGTGTGACTGTTCAGATTCGCGACTGCCAAGATCCAAAGGTCGGAATGATAATATATATCCGCCTTATCACGCCAAAAGGGAACGTCGGCAATGGCGGATGCCTTGTTCCCGAACTACGAAGTGGAATGACAGTTCTGCCTTGATGACAGCCCCTGGAACGCTGAAGATTCGACCGGCAGGACTGGGTCGGCTACCGGCACCCGCATAAGCCTGCAGCCGGCCATCAGCGGGCGGTCGAGTGCGCTTTCAATCTGACGTTCGACCGGCAGAATCCGCCTCTAAAAACCGGCCAGTCGCCGAATATGGGCTGTACGGTTTCGAGCGTCTGGATAATCCACTCCTTGAGCGAGGCGCCCCGCTCGGCCCCCACACTCACACAGTCGAGCACGGTGTCGCCGAACCGTTGCGTGCCGTCGATTGCCTGCTCGACCTCGGCAGTTCCGCGCAGCGCCGCGCCCCGGGAGCAGGACATCGGCGTCGAGCGCGCGCATCGCGTGATAGTGCGTCAGAAACACGTGCTTCACCGGTTTGTCGGTGACGCTCGCAATCGCGTCGGCCTCACGCGATCCGCAGGAGGTGAATGAGCACGAGACTCATGAAGGCCAGCGAGAGGATCGAAAGCACCACGGCGGCCGTGACGCGCGGCCCCGCCTTCGCGACGGTACGCAAATCCGTCCCCAAACCCAACGCGGCCATTGAAACGACCGTGAGCGCGCTGCCGATCAGGTTTGCCGGCTGCAGCAACAGCACCGGTATCAGCCCGGCCGAGCGTACCGCGCAAAGTACGATGAAGCCGATGATGAACCAGGGCACCAGCCTGGTCAGCCTGACCATATTGGCCCGCGTGCTCGCGCTGTCGCGCGGTGCCGGAGTACCCGGATTCGTATTGCGACCGGGCGCCAGCGTGTTCAGGAGCAGCATGACAGGGCCAAGCATGAGCACGCGCACGAGTTTGACGAGCGT harbors:
- a CDS encoding tyrosine-protein phosphatase, coding for MSDDISLLLSGAAPAEASQTGQAFDAANSSPLQAFENIHNLRDLGGLRSRDGRRVRSGRLFRSGNPGMASAADIARLRTLGLDAVVDFRSPEEKSPEEGGFADAFNWVALPVLEGSMSMNELVPRLRSATRQEMDDFVLQLYRDFPIKHQSAFGSFMKEAEAGRTLLYHCSTGKDRAGFATFLLLSALDVDPDAILANFLESNHWNRRLIQGLQGRIESLGISPHVAMPLLEVSSGYLQTSLQTIEQEWGSTARFLSEVLGIDVQRVREHYLERVN
- a CDS encoding esterase/lipase family protein — encoded protein: MNHLVLIHGTFARGAEWTQDDSPLVRELRERLHMPRVHRHIWSGRNSFAARERASVDLVNLIKTIVAEDGDARIAIVAHSHGGTIALEAMNTDEVRIHTNAIACLATPVLNVAPVHERGISIYVLWTLAIVGVVLATFGFPPLSGSGSPALPTGPISGLLSAGLVWLLTVKVGVPFYRQRRDLAKVILRSTSYKKIISTKTAFFRYPGDEVTSFAGAIHLINFTLGLLSYLPLKILDKSFQKFAYFVVNTTERFGKNAATYVGLSLLFSVFIVPPLILILLKRNPAEGLWVPLGILLFYIALGVVYLFCRAFGACALSLLFGPELIFAAPELRVTAESCPYGQWTVVYLDERASIPKSKEDSIWSDEYKADSGRYSHGAVYEAWYFCRALADWLVVQMEFELPSKKIES